The following are encoded together in the Geobacter sulfurreducens PCA genome:
- a CDS encoding class I SAM-dependent methyltransferase produces MEDMFMGTSGMQCEKKFLDKACSTYKTAGSYQQQAMKDLILRTFLPYMTNNTKSVCLSLGYAEGYEAKILSECVKELDVIEGSQQFYEQGLEDNIANVTLHYSLFEDFIPENNKKYDYICANYVLEHVENVTIVLSSLKEMLKDDGLIFSVVPNARAFSRQLALHMGLIDDLKGLTENDINHGHRRVYDRVAFNRDLEGAGLSIIAQGGIMLKPLADFQMDKLIDTGILQTEHLNGLYRLGMEYPDFCSALYAICKK; encoded by the coding sequence ATGGAGGATATGTTCATGGGTACATCAGGTATGCAATGCGAAAAGAAATTCCTGGATAAAGCATGCAGCACCTACAAAACTGCTGGCTCTTACCAGCAGCAGGCAATGAAGGACCTTATATTGCGGACTTTTTTGCCCTACATGACAAACAATACAAAATCTGTATGTCTGTCTTTGGGATATGCTGAAGGGTATGAGGCTAAGATACTTTCCGAATGCGTGAAAGAACTTGATGTCATAGAAGGATCTCAGCAATTCTATGAACAAGGATTGGAAGACAACATCGCAAATGTTACACTCCACTATTCCTTATTTGAAGATTTTATACCTGAGAACAACAAAAAGTATGATTACATTTGTGCTAATTATGTGCTCGAACACGTTGAAAACGTTACCATTGTTCTGTCGTCTTTGAAAGAGATGCTTAAAGATGACGGATTGATTTTTTCAGTTGTCCCCAATGCCCGAGCGTTTTCACGTCAACTTGCACTCCACATGGGCCTTATCGATGATCTTAAGGGCCTTACCGAAAACGACATCAACCATGGACATAGGAGAGTGTACGATCGGGTAGCATTCAATCGCGATCTGGAAGGAGCCGGACTTTCAATAATCGCTCAAGGCGGTATAATGCTCAAACCCCTTGCGGATTTTCAGATGGACAAGCTCATTGATACTGGAATCCTCCAGACAGAACACCTCAACGGACTCTACAGGCTGGGAATGGAATATCCTGATTTTTGCAGTGCCTTATATGCCATTTGCAAAAAATAG
- the yihA gene encoding ribosome biogenesis GTP-binding protein YihA/YsxC, giving the protein MVNITSAEFVTSGTRPEHYPPGDLLEIAFVGRSNVGKSSLINVLVNRKSLVRTSSTPGRTQLINFFRVNGSLMLVDLPGYGFARVPPEVKRQWGPMVETYLAGRSCLACVVLIVDVRRTPAEEDRLMLQWLRAYDIPVLVVITKCDKVSKNERAKQASLISRTLGLAPDEMAFFSALSREGRDAIWARIEAIMAEGHSPSVDGAPE; this is encoded by the coding sequence ATGGTGAATATCACGAGCGCGGAATTTGTTACGAGCGGTACGAGACCCGAGCACTATCCGCCCGGCGATCTGCTCGAGATCGCTTTTGTGGGGCGATCCAATGTCGGAAAATCGTCACTTATCAACGTGCTTGTTAATCGCAAGAGCCTGGTCCGGACCAGTTCGACGCCGGGACGTACCCAGCTCATCAACTTTTTCAGGGTGAACGGCAGCCTGATGCTGGTGGACCTTCCGGGCTACGGGTTCGCCCGTGTCCCGCCTGAGGTGAAGAGGCAGTGGGGCCCCATGGTCGAAACCTATCTGGCGGGCCGCTCCTGTCTCGCCTGCGTGGTGCTGATCGTGGATGTCCGCCGGACGCCGGCTGAAGAGGACCGGCTCATGCTCCAGTGGCTGCGGGCCTACGACATCCCCGTCCTGGTGGTCATCACCAAGTGCGACAAGGTCTCGAAGAACGAGCGGGCCAAGCAGGCGAGCCTGATCAGCCGGACCCTCGGCCTGGCTCCGGACGAGATGGCTTTCTTCTCGGCCCTTTCCCGCGAGGGGCGTGACGCCATCTGGGCGCGGATCGAGGCGATCATGGCCGAAGGACACTCCCCGTCAGTGGATGGCGCCCCGGAGTGA
- a CDS encoding HDOD domain-containing protein, whose amino-acid sequence MNKELETLILSAVDLPTIPLVATKVIEMIEQEDVTIEKIAQTVSADPAVAARILKLSNSAYYGCQRQINTLSGAIMLLGFRTLKSLVVAASLKQICKRFGLTEKMLWEHAVGAAIAARIISANGKFINEETAFLAGLFHDIGKTIMNDLDPSKFQQVMMRCYNEGLPFEEVERSIYSFSHAEVGALVIRKWNFPEALSTAVMNHHDFPNPTLTDQYDLFLTATTCLADKFCKKLGIGERHPDEELDLAKTQEAHLLGYTPETILRDVDQFAQTFEENKSFFIND is encoded by the coding sequence ATGAACAAGGAACTGGAAACCCTCATTCTCTCCGCCGTGGACCTGCCGACCATCCCGCTCGTCGCCACCAAGGTCATTGAAATGATCGAGCAGGAGGACGTGACGATCGAGAAAATCGCCCAGACGGTCTCCGCCGACCCGGCCGTGGCCGCGCGGATCCTCAAGCTCTCCAATTCGGCCTACTATGGCTGCCAGCGCCAGATCAACACCCTGTCCGGAGCAATCATGCTCCTTGGGTTCAGGACCCTGAAAAGCCTGGTGGTGGCCGCGTCCCTCAAGCAGATATGCAAACGCTTCGGCCTGACGGAGAAAATGCTCTGGGAACATGCCGTCGGCGCCGCCATTGCCGCGCGGATCATCAGTGCCAACGGCAAGTTCATCAACGAAGAGACGGCATTTCTGGCCGGCTTGTTCCACGACATCGGCAAAACCATCATGAACGACCTGGATCCTTCGAAATTCCAGCAGGTGATGATGCGTTGCTACAATGAAGGGCTGCCCTTCGAGGAAGTGGAGCGGAGTATTTATTCCTTTTCCCATGCGGAGGTGGGAGCGCTCGTCATCCGCAAATGGAACTTCCCGGAGGCCCTTTCCACCGCGGTCATGAACCACCATGACTTTCCGAACCCCACGCTCACGGACCAGTACGATCTTTTCCTGACCGCGACCACATGCCTGGCCGACAAGTTCTGCAAAAAACTCGGCATCGGCGAACGCCACCCGGACGAGGAGCTTGATCTGGCAAAAACACAGGAGGCACACCTGCTCGGCTACACGCCCGAGACCATCTTGCGGGACGTGGACCAGTTCGCCCAGACCTTCGAGGAGAACAAGAGCTTCTTCATCAACGACTGA
- a CDS encoding chitobiase/beta-hexosaminidase C-terminal domain-containing protein: MRGGLVVVVSALLLFGGAAVAMQLPEPGEIERLKESGEFENRKKFAEEIGNHKIDPELVKRAVNKAKKKALRQQGFTANEADQMAGAYAPPPAWSGMPTTGSVKLFALLIDFSDYPAVTPQATVHDKLFGAGNPAEAPYESLAAFYSRSSYGLLDFSGGTTLGWYRPGYSRSAVTQTPAGRENLIKEALNYFNTQGHDFSQYDNNSDGKIDYFLVIWTGPAGPWASFWWGYATSFSDFNYLLDGKRLGKYSWQWEGSPYGQQFGPLVTIHETGHALGLPDYYDYSATAGPKGGVGGLDMMDHNWGDHSAFSKWVLDWIDPVVVAGGSQTITLNPSATSTDAVLIMPGITSSDLFDEYFLVQNRHRAGNDVHYPNDGLLIWHVDATLNSSGTNYLYNNSDTARKLLRLMEADGLEEIEKNLSYNTADAGDYYVPGASFGPATVPSSRSYGGLNTGVTVTNITRSGNQVTAAFSIGAAAPSGTVKINGGAAATNSTTVTLNLTAGGGANPVSQMRFSNDDATWSAWEAYKTTRTGWTIPASDGEKTVYAQFRDNLQIESSSYYDTIDLDTVAPVAVVVANSPLAGPTKATTFGFGVNGGDVVSYKYKINSGAWSAEIPVKTSMNIVGLVNGSYTLSVVGKDAAGNWQSTASPTTVSWDVDTIKPVTTASPAGGTYAAAQTVTLSSSETATIYYTTNGTTPTTASPQYSGPITVTPTSTLKFFAVDQAGNAEAVKSLVYQLPPVAALTGVPAARTKATVAAITVGGATAVAYKFRLDNGTWSAETPIATKISLSALAAGSHTVDVIAKNALGAWQTTATTASWTVDLAAPVTTASLAAGIYKPGQTVSLSASETATVYYTTNGTTPTTASAKYSAPLAINTSTTLKFFAVDQAGNAEAIKTNIYTITLVSGTPPTTTKLATATLTVAGIGVSAYKYSLDGGALSAEIPVATKISLTALGTGLHTVSVIGKTAAGVWQVAPTAVSWTVEQTAPTTTASPAGGTYAASQTVTLTADETATIYYTITGLAPTTSSAKYTGPITVAPTKVLKFFAVDQAGNAEAVKTEIYALPVTAIIAGTPAAKTKYTTATLTVGGSGVVAYKRSVDGGAWSAETPVATKIALTGLAAGAHRVDVIAKNAAGGWQDDQAPTTVQWTVDLTPPVTTASPAGGTYATPQTVNLSADETATIYYTTNGTTPTTASAKYVGPIPLPATATLKYFAIDPAGNAEAVKTQSYALPPLAVINGVPVASKATSVTLTIGGVGVVAYKYKLDGGSWSAEIPVATKTAITGLSEGAHTVSVIGKSVAGTWQATSVASSKSWIVDLTAPTTAASLAAGVYKGGQAVTLSPDETATVYYTTNGTTPTTASAKYTAPLTVNATSTLKFFAIDTAGNVEAVKTFSYVIVTLAGAPGGTTKLTSATLTVGGSGVAAYKFKLDNGAWSAETPLATKISLAGLAAGTHTVSVVGRNGSGVWQANADATTASWTVEVAPPVTSASPAGGTYDAPQVVTLSANETATIYYTLTGAAPTTASSKYAAPVSVAPGKTLKFFAVDQHGNAEAVKTEIYAPSPLAVLSGTPATFSRATSATLTVGGTGVVAYRWKLDSGAWSSETPVATKIVLSGLASGSHAVAVLGKNLVGTWQDVPTAVAWTVDISAPVTTASVPGGTYASAQSVELYSSETATIYYTVNGAAPTTASPKYTGPIVIGTTQSLKYFAVDQAGNVEGVKAQSFTIKPAAVINGIPADPTTATTATFTVGGPYVVSYKYKLDNGVWSVEIPVTQARSLAGLADGTHMLSVLGKNAGGTWQTVETTAVWTIQ; encoded by the coding sequence ATGCGCGGTGGACTGGTGGTTGTGGTTTCTGCCCTGCTGCTCTTCGGGGGGGCGGCTGTGGCCATGCAACTCCCGGAGCCGGGCGAGATCGAGCGGCTCAAGGAGTCGGGCGAGTTCGAGAACCGGAAAAAGTTCGCCGAGGAGATCGGCAACCACAAGATTGATCCCGAGCTGGTGAAGAGGGCCGTCAACAAGGCTAAGAAGAAAGCCCTCCGCCAGCAGGGGTTCACGGCAAACGAGGCCGACCAGATGGCGGGAGCCTACGCACCGCCTCCCGCCTGGAGCGGCATGCCCACCACTGGCAGCGTGAAACTCTTTGCCCTCCTCATCGACTTCTCCGATTACCCTGCCGTAACGCCCCAGGCCACGGTCCATGACAAGCTCTTCGGCGCCGGTAACCCAGCCGAAGCCCCCTACGAGAGTCTCGCCGCATTCTACAGCCGCTCATCCTACGGCCTTCTCGATTTTTCCGGCGGGACGACGCTGGGGTGGTACCGGCCCGGCTACAGCCGGAGTGCAGTAACCCAGACGCCCGCCGGCCGCGAGAACCTCATCAAGGAGGCCCTCAACTACTTTAATACCCAGGGCCACGACTTCTCCCAGTACGACAACAACAGCGACGGCAAGATCGACTACTTCCTCGTGATCTGGACCGGGCCGGCCGGCCCCTGGGCATCGTTCTGGTGGGGCTACGCCACCTCGTTTTCGGACTTCAACTATCTCCTCGACGGGAAGCGCCTCGGCAAGTACTCCTGGCAGTGGGAGGGGAGCCCCTACGGTCAGCAGTTCGGCCCCCTGGTCACGATTCACGAGACCGGCCATGCCCTGGGGCTTCCCGACTACTACGACTACAGTGCTACTGCAGGACCCAAGGGCGGGGTTGGCGGCCTCGACATGATGGACCACAACTGGGGGGACCACAGCGCCTTCAGCAAGTGGGTTCTGGACTGGATCGACCCGGTGGTGGTGGCCGGCGGCTCCCAGACCATTACCCTCAACCCCTCCGCCACCTCCACCGACGCGGTCCTCATCATGCCGGGGATCACCTCCAGCGACCTCTTCGACGAGTATTTCCTGGTCCAGAACCGGCACCGCGCCGGCAACGACGTCCACTACCCCAACGACGGGCTCCTCATCTGGCATGTGGATGCGACACTCAACTCCTCCGGGACCAACTACCTCTATAACAATTCGGACACCGCCCGCAAACTGCTGCGGCTCATGGAGGCCGACGGCCTGGAGGAGATAGAGAAGAACCTTTCCTACAACACTGCCGACGCGGGGGACTACTACGTTCCCGGTGCTTCCTTCGGTCCGGCCACGGTTCCGTCGAGCAGGAGCTACGGGGGGCTCAATACCGGTGTCACGGTCACCAATATCACCCGTTCCGGCAACCAGGTGACGGCAGCGTTCAGCATCGGCGCCGCTGCTCCCTCGGGGACCGTCAAGATCAACGGCGGCGCCGCGGCCACCAATTCTACGACCGTTACCCTGAACCTCACGGCGGGGGGCGGGGCCAACCCGGTCTCCCAGATGCGCTTCAGCAACGATGACGCCACCTGGAGCGCCTGGGAAGCGTACAAAACCACCAGGACCGGCTGGACCATCCCTGCCAGCGACGGCGAGAAGACGGTTTATGCCCAGTTCCGGGACAACCTCCAGATCGAGTCGTCCAGCTACTACGATACCATTGACCTCGACACGGTTGCGCCGGTGGCGGTGGTTGTGGCCAACAGCCCCCTGGCGGGTCCGACCAAGGCGACCACGTTCGGCTTTGGCGTGAACGGCGGCGACGTCGTTTCATACAAGTACAAGATCAATAGCGGTGCCTGGTCGGCCGAGATCCCGGTTAAGACCTCCATGAATATCGTGGGGTTGGTAAATGGTTCCTATACCCTTTCGGTTGTCGGCAAAGATGCCGCAGGAAACTGGCAGTCCACGGCTTCGCCTACCACTGTTTCCTGGGATGTTGACACCATCAAGCCGGTGACGACGGCCTCTCCGGCGGGTGGGACCTATGCCGCCGCCCAGACCGTGACCCTTTCCTCCAGTGAAACCGCCACCATTTACTACACCACCAATGGAACAACGCCGACGACCGCCTCGCCCCAGTACAGCGGGCCCATCACGGTGACTCCCACGTCCACACTCAAGTTTTTTGCCGTGGATCAGGCCGGCAATGCGGAAGCAGTGAAGAGCCTGGTTTACCAGCTTCCTCCCGTGGCAGCGCTGACAGGTGTGCCGGCCGCCAGGACCAAGGCAACGGTCGCAGCCATCACGGTGGGGGGGGCTACGGCCGTTGCATACAAATTCCGGCTCGACAATGGCACTTGGTCGGCTGAAACGCCAATTGCCACGAAGATCAGCCTATCCGCGCTGGCCGCCGGCTCCCACACGGTGGACGTGATTGCCAAAAACGCGCTTGGCGCCTGGCAGACGACGGCGACCACCGCCTCCTGGACGGTGGACCTTGCCGCTCCGGTTACAACCGCGTCACTCGCCGCAGGGATCTACAAGCCGGGCCAGACAGTGAGCCTCTCCGCCAGTGAAACCGCCACCGTCTATTACACGACGAACGGGACCACGCCGACCACCGCGTCGGCCAAGTACTCGGCTCCGCTGGCCATCAATACGTCCACGACCCTGAAATTCTTCGCCGTTGACCAAGCCGGGAATGCGGAGGCGATAAAAACAAACATCTATACCATCACCCTGGTCAGCGGGACTCCTCCGACCACGACGAAGCTTGCCACCGCGACCCTGACGGTGGCGGGCATCGGTGTCTCGGCCTACAAATACTCGCTTGACGGCGGAGCACTGTCGGCCGAAATACCGGTTGCCACCAAAATCAGCCTGACCGCCCTTGGGACCGGTTTGCACACGGTATCGGTAATCGGCAAAACCGCAGCAGGGGTATGGCAGGTAGCCCCGACCGCTGTCAGCTGGACGGTCGAGCAGACCGCGCCGACCACCACTGCCTCCCCTGCCGGCGGCACCTATGCCGCATCCCAGACCGTCACCCTGACGGCGGACGAGACCGCGACCATTTACTATACGATCACCGGCCTTGCACCCACGACCTCTTCGGCAAAGTATACAGGCCCGATCACGGTTGCTCCGACCAAGGTGCTCAAGTTCTTTGCCGTGGACCAGGCGGGCAACGCGGAAGCGGTGAAGACCGAGATTTACGCTTTGCCTGTCACGGCAATTATTGCCGGAACACCGGCAGCGAAGACCAAGTACACGACCGCTACCCTGACGGTGGGAGGGAGCGGAGTGGTAGCCTACAAACGGAGTGTGGACGGTGGTGCGTGGTCGGCGGAAACCCCGGTTGCGACCAAGATCGCACTGACCGGCCTTGCCGCCGGCGCCCACAGGGTGGATGTCATTGCCAAGAACGCCGCCGGCGGGTGGCAGGATGATCAGGCCCCGACCACGGTCCAGTGGACGGTTGATCTAACTCCTCCAGTTACCACCGCATCACCGGCGGGAGGGACCTATGCGACGCCCCAGACCGTAAACCTTTCGGCCGACGAGACGGCCACCATCTACTACACGACGAACGGGACGACTCCCACGACCGCGTCGGCCAAATATGTCGGGCCGATTCCGTTGCCGGCCACCGCCACCCTCAAGTACTTCGCCATTGACCCCGCAGGCAATGCCGAGGCGGTGAAGACCCAGAGCTACGCCCTTCCGCCGTTGGCCGTGATCAACGGCGTACCTGTTGCGAGCAAGGCTACGTCCGTCACGCTCACCATCGGTGGTGTTGGTGTGGTTGCCTATAAATACAAGCTCGACGGCGGCTCCTGGTCCGCCGAGATCCCGGTGGCGACAAAAACGGCCATAACCGGCCTTTCGGAAGGGGCGCATACCGTCTCGGTCATTGGGAAGAGCGTGGCGGGCACGTGGCAGGCTACGTCGGTTGCCTCCTCGAAGTCCTGGATCGTCGACCTCACTGCTCCCACGACGGCCGCCTCGCTTGCCGCCGGAGTCTACAAGGGGGGGCAGGCAGTCACGCTGTCGCCCGACGAGACGGCCACCGTCTACTACACGACCAACGGCACAACACCCACGACCGCGTCTGCCAAGTACACCGCGCCGCTGACCGTTAATGCTACGTCAACGCTGAAATTTTTCGCAATCGATACGGCGGGGAACGTCGAGGCGGTCAAGACCTTCTCTTACGTCATCGTAACCCTGGCCGGTGCACCGGGCGGCACAACCAAGCTCACGAGCGCCACTCTGACCGTGGGCGGCTCCGGTGTTGCCGCCTACAAGTTCAAGCTCGACAACGGGGCCTGGTCGGCCGAGACGCCGCTGGCGACCAAAATCTCCCTTGCCGGTCTTGCTGCCGGAACTCACACGGTTTCCGTGGTCGGCAGGAATGGTTCCGGCGTCTGGCAGGCCAATGCCGACGCGACCACAGCTTCCTGGACCGTCGAGGTGGCGCCGCCTGTAACCAGTGCCTCGCCGGCGGGGGGCACCTATGATGCGCCCCAGGTGGTAACTCTCTCGGCCAATGAGACGGCCACCATCTACTACACCCTCACCGGTGCCGCGCCGACCACCGCCTCGTCCAAATACGCGGCGCCTGTCTCCGTTGCCCCCGGCAAAACCCTGAAGTTCTTCGCCGTTGATCAGCACGGCAACGCCGAGGCGGTTAAAACCGAAATTTATGCTCCGTCTCCTCTCGCGGTACTTTCCGGGACGCCGGCGACTTTTTCCCGTGCCACCTCAGCGACGCTCACGGTCGGCGGCACCGGGGTGGTCGCCTACAGGTGGAAGCTCGATAGCGGCGCCTGGTCTTCGGAAACCCCGGTTGCCACGAAAATTGTTCTTTCCGGCCTCGCCTCCGGTTCCCATGCGGTTGCCGTCCTTGGCAAAAACCTGGTCGGAACCTGGCAGGATGTGCCCACTGCCGTCGCGTGGACGGTTGATATTTCCGCGCCGGTGACCACCGCCTCGGTGCCCGGCGGAACCTATGCGAGTGCCCAGAGCGTAGAGCTTTACTCCAGCGAGACGGCCACCATTTACTACACTGTCAACGGTGCGGCGCCGACCACGGCTTCGCCGAAATATACCGGCCCGATCGTCATCGGTACGACCCAGAGCCTCAAATACTTTGCTGTCGATCAGGCAGGCAACGTCGAGGGGGTCAAGGCACAATCCTTCACGATAAAGCCGGCAGCCGTCATCAATGGTATTCCGGCTGATCCTACCACTGCGACAACGGCGACCTTTACCGTCGGCGGACCATACGTGGTTTCCTACAAGTACAAGCTCGACAATGGCGTCTGGTCAGTCGAGATCCCCGTTACGCAGGCACGGAGTCTTGCGGGGCTTGCTGATGGAACGCATATGCTTTCGGTGCTGGGCAAAAATGCTGGGGGCACGTGGCAGACCGTAGAGACAACGGCTGTCTGGACGATCCAATAG
- the cobU gene encoding bifunctional adenosylcobinamide kinase/adenosylcobinamide-phosphate guanylyltransferase yields the protein MAQIIFLTGGARSGKSRLAEELATRRGTPLGYLATGSAGDGEMAERIARHRERRGDAWTTIEEPLALAESLAAHDGRFAAILVDCVTLWLSNLLFSLDDPARVLKEVELLTRTFSSLRTPLIIVSNEVGMGIVPENRLARQFRDLAGEANERIAAAADEVYVTFSGLPLRLK from the coding sequence ATGGCACAGATCATTTTCTTAACGGGCGGCGCCCGTAGCGGCAAAAGCCGCTTGGCCGAAGAACTGGCAACCAGGCGGGGTACTCCCCTCGGCTACCTGGCCACCGGCTCTGCCGGTGACGGGGAGATGGCCGAGCGGATCGCCCGGCACCGGGAGCGCCGCGGCGATGCCTGGACCACCATCGAAGAACCCCTGGCCCTTGCCGAGTCCCTGGCGGCCCATGACGGCCGGTTCGCCGCAATCCTCGTGGATTGCGTCACCCTCTGGCTCTCCAATCTCCTCTTTTCCCTGGACGATCCAGCCCGCGTGCTCAAAGAAGTCGAACTATTGACACGGACATTCTCCTCCCTCCGGACTCCGCTCATCATCGTATCCAACGAGGTGGGCATGGGGATAGTGCCGGAGAACCGCCTGGCGCGCCAGTTCCGTGACCTGGCCGGCGAGGCCAACGAGCGGATCGCCGCCGCGGCCGACGAAGTCTATGTGACATTCAGCGGGCTCCCGCTACGCCTGAAATGA
- a CDS encoding dehydrogenase E1 component subunit alpha/beta, with the protein MNKRKIDMLMKDCYELTVTALTIRKVEERLLELFSEGVLNGTIHTCIGQEWTGVAVANALQAGDTVFSNHRGHGHYIALTGDVYGLIAEIMGKDDGVCGGVGGSQHLHTENFFSNGIQGGMVPVAAGRALANALQGNNAISVVFIGDGTLGEGVIYETFNIASKWQLPLLVVLENNQYAQSTPTSLTLAGNIRDRVRGFGIEYIKCDTWDIAGLLDSAKEAVDCVRKNQKPVLLEIDTYRLKAHSKGDDLRDPVEISRYAGQDSINALLESDVPRVAETVNQIDSNIQQAITKAREATLCSFAPASNSVRQYQSVTWRTESFARQRIITSINLSLQSLLENNSKAVIIGEDIEAPYGGAFKATKDLSTLFPGRVKNTPISEGAITGVGIGLALSGFLPVVEIMFGDFMTLTFDQLLQHAGKFCEMYGKDLDVPLIIRTPMGGRRGYGPTHSQSLEKFFLGIPNLEVIAYNHRVSPALIFGNLCKTIRRPTLIIENKVLYTQHVDSTPMPGFRINISDELFPTVRISPSTGDPQVTLVCYGGMLAEVEIAAAAAFDENEILCEIICPSIINPLNAYPILESARKTRRLITVEEGPSIAALGSEVAARILEHSLPIAHYSRIGYDSTIPSSASRESRLITNAESIFERIVEIFK; encoded by the coding sequence ATGAACAAGCGCAAGATCGATATGCTCATGAAAGACTGCTATGAGCTGACTGTCACTGCCCTCACAATCAGAAAAGTTGAAGAACGTCTATTGGAGCTCTTTTCTGAAGGAGTACTCAACGGAACAATCCACACCTGTATCGGACAGGAGTGGACCGGAGTGGCGGTTGCAAACGCACTGCAAGCGGGAGATACAGTTTTCTCCAATCACCGCGGTCATGGACATTATATTGCCCTGACTGGTGATGTTTATGGACTTATCGCAGAAATCATGGGCAAAGACGACGGTGTCTGCGGAGGCGTTGGAGGTAGCCAGCATCTACATACAGAAAACTTCTTCTCTAACGGGATTCAAGGCGGAATGGTGCCGGTCGCGGCTGGAAGAGCCTTGGCAAACGCGCTTCAAGGCAACAATGCAATTTCAGTGGTTTTTATCGGAGATGGAACTCTTGGAGAAGGTGTTATCTATGAAACGTTTAACATCGCATCCAAATGGCAGTTGCCACTGTTAGTTGTCCTGGAAAACAATCAGTACGCTCAGTCCACACCCACATCCCTGACATTGGCAGGCAATATACGGGACCGCGTACGTGGCTTCGGCATAGAATATATCAAGTGTGACACATGGGACATCGCCGGGCTGCTTGACTCTGCAAAAGAGGCCGTTGATTGCGTACGCAAGAACCAAAAGCCTGTATTGCTCGAAATTGATACATACCGGCTGAAAGCCCACTCGAAGGGAGATGATCTTAGAGACCCTGTAGAGATCAGCCGCTACGCTGGGCAGGACAGCATAAATGCTCTACTGGAATCTGACGTTCCAAGAGTCGCTGAAACCGTCAATCAAATCGACAGCAATATCCAACAGGCAATCACCAAAGCCAGGGAAGCGACATTATGTTCTTTCGCTCCGGCATCGAACAGTGTTCGACAGTATCAATCAGTTACGTGGAGAACTGAATCCTTTGCCAGACAAAGAATAATCACCTCAATCAATTTATCATTGCAATCGCTTCTGGAAAACAACTCTAAGGCAGTAATTATCGGGGAGGACATTGAAGCCCCCTACGGAGGAGCTTTCAAAGCCACAAAGGATCTGAGTACGTTGTTCCCGGGAAGAGTCAAGAACACCCCCATCAGCGAGGGAGCGATTACAGGCGTAGGCATCGGTCTGGCACTGAGCGGATTTCTTCCCGTTGTGGAGATAATGTTCGGCGACTTCATGACTCTAACCTTTGACCAACTGCTTCAACACGCCGGTAAATTCTGTGAGATGTATGGCAAGGATCTCGACGTACCCTTGATCATTCGCACTCCCATGGGCGGACGTCGGGGTTATGGCCCAACACACAGCCAATCTTTGGAGAAATTTTTTCTCGGCATACCGAATCTGGAGGTCATTGCGTACAACCATAGAGTTTCTCCCGCCCTGATCTTTGGAAATCTGTGCAAGACGATCCGCAGGCCAACTCTCATCATCGAAAACAAGGTCCTCTATACTCAGCACGTAGACAGTACTCCCATGCCTGGATTCCGCATCAATATTTCCGACGAACTATTCCCAACCGTCAGAATATCGCCAAGTACCGGAGATCCGCAAGTGACGCTTGTCTGTTACGGGGGAATGCTTGCGGAGGTTGAGATAGCCGCAGCCGCGGCTTTCGACGAAAACGAAATACTCTGCGAGATCATATGTCCGAGCATTATCAATCCTCTCAATGCATACCCCATTCTTGAGTCGGCACGGAAAACCAGGAGGCTGATAACCGTAGAAGAAGGACCGAGCATAGCCGCCCTGGGCAGCGAGGTAGCCGCCCGAATACTTGAACATTCGCTTCCCATTGCCCATTACAGTCGTATCGGTTACGACTCTACCATTCCATCATCAGCCAGCCGTGAATCCAGATTGATAACAAATGCCGAATCAATCTTTGAACGTATTGTGGAGATTTTCAAATGA
- a CDS encoding flagellar protein FlaG codes for MNIEATSGTGPSAVAVVPTIVAKSRQDEEEKRAARPVEQAREPEKESDKGKSEEERVKEATERINEFIESVSRDLEFSVDKDTNRTVVKVLARESGEVIRQIPAEEVLKIARMLDELKGLIIREKA; via the coding sequence ATGAACATCGAAGCCACCAGTGGAACAGGGCCTTCCGCGGTTGCGGTTGTTCCGACAATCGTGGCCAAGTCACGGCAGGATGAAGAGGAAAAGCGCGCGGCGCGGCCCGTGGAGCAGGCTCGTGAGCCCGAGAAGGAGAGTGACAAGGGCAAGAGCGAAGAGGAGCGGGTCAAGGAGGCGACTGAACGGATCAACGAGTTCATCGAGTCGGTCAGCCGTGATCTCGAATTCTCGGTGGACAAGGACACCAACAGAACGGTCGTCAAGGTCCTGGCACGGGAAAGCGGTGAGGTGATCCGGCAGATCCCCGCGGAAGAGGTGCTCAAGATCGCCAGGATGCTTGACGAGCTCAAGGGGCTCATTATCCGGGAAAAGGCCTGA